A part of Fusarium oxysporum Fo47 chromosome III, complete sequence genomic DNA contains:
- a CDS encoding cystathionine beta-lyase — MASDESNNQPANFVLTAQALRKALPNMAMATKAIHADDFASPHRAIAPGMHVAVNYRYARDSDKLVPMENEDPNAPYDSHVYSRYSAPNSTRFEAILRNLFDGEVISYSTGLSAFLAMVILLNPKRIFIGDGYHGVHGVIDVVAKLSGVQKLTLDDLDQLGRGDILHVETPLNPTGEARNLAYYSSKARQAGAYLTVDSTFAPPPLQNPLHLGTDIVIHSGTKYIGGHSDMLCGILVVHPERVKQGWMKTLNEERRVIGNVMGSFEGWLGTQSLRTMHLRVTRQSQAAEKLVAWLQEQRQLPNSVVEKLVDRLQHASLQHGDLQDGWLRSQMPSGFGPVFSLWLNRPEHARRLPGRLYVFQHATSLGGVESLMEWRAMTDSGCDERLLRVSCGVEDIEDMKADILQGLESLFRDFP, encoded by the exons ATGGCATCTGACGAAAGTAACAATCAGCCTGCCAACTTCGTGTTGACAGCTCAGGCGCTACGAAAGGCATTGCCGAACATGGCAATGGCCACAAAGGCCATCCATGCAGATGACTTTGCTAGCCCTCACCGTGCTATCGCCCCTGGGATGCATGTAGCTGTCAACTACAGGTATGCGCGAGATTCTGATAAACTTGTTCCAATGGAAAATGAAGAC CCAAACGCTCCCTACGACTCACATGTTTATTCGCGATACTCGGCGCCTAACTCGACTCGTTTCGAAGCTATATTGCGTAACCTCTTTGATGGAGAGGTCATTTCCTATTCCACCGGTCTCTCCGCCTTCCTGGCGATGGTGATCCTGCTAAATCCGAAGCGCATCTTCATTGGCGACGGTTATCACGGCGTACATGGAGTCATCGATGTTGTGGCCAAACTGTCGGGTGTTCAGAAGCTGACACTGGACGATCTCGACCAACTAGGCCGCGGCGATATCCTACATGTTGAGACGCCGCTTAACCCTACGGGTGAGGCGCGCAATCTTGCCTACTATAGCAGCAAGGCTCGCCAGGCCGGAGCCTACCTGACCGTTGACTCCACCtttgctcctcctcctctgcaAAACCCCCTGCATCTAGGCACCGATATCGTCATACATAGCGGCACAAAGTACATTGGGGGCCACTCCGACATGCTGTGCGGCATCCTGGTGGTGCATCCTGAACGCGTTAAACAGGGCTGGATGAAGACACTTAATGAGGAGCGCCGAGTCATAGGAAACGTAATGGGCAGCTTCGAAGGGTGGCTTGGCACCCAATCCCTTCGTACCATGCACCTGCGCGTCACTCGACAGTCCCAGGCGGCTGAAAAGCTCGTTGCATGGCTTCAGGAACAACGACAGCTGCCGAACAGTGTGGTCGAGAAGTTAGTCGATAGGCTGCAACATGCTTCGCTTCAGCATGGGGACTTGCAAGATGGATGGCTAAGAAGCCAGATGCCCAGTGGCTTTGGTCCTGTATTTAGCCTCTGGCTGAATAGGCCAGAGCATGCGAGACGGCTCCCAGGCAGACTATATGTATTTCAGCATGCAACAAGCCTGGGCGGCGTGGAGAGCTTGATGGAATGGCGAGCAATGACCGACAGTGGCTGCGACGAACGGTTGCTTAGGGTTAGCTGCGGCGTggaggatatcgaggatATGAAGGCGGATATACTGCAGGGACTTGAGTCGCTATTCCGGGATTTTCCTTGA
- a CDS encoding Endoribonuclease L-PSP/chorismate mutase-like protein: MFEVIRASTCSLPQYSQAVKYNGVVYCSGDIGALPGTDWELAQGTAKDRARQALRNLSTVLETAGSRLENVFKITIYITTMKNFGLVNEAYDEFFTWAKKPARCCVAVHELPLGTDVEIECSAHLN, encoded by the exons ATGTTTGAAGTTATTCGAGCTAGCACCTGCTCGCTGCCTCAATACTCCCAGGCCGTCAAATATAACGGCGTGGTATACTGTTCTGGTGATATTGGTGCCCTTCCTGGAACTGACTGGGAGCTGGCTCAGGGAACAGCAAAAGATAGAGCT AGGCAAGCCCTTCGGAATCTCTCTACTGTTCTCGAGACCGCTGGGAGCCGACTTGAGAATGTTTTCAAGATTACCATCTACATAACTACGATGAAAAACTTCGGTCTGGTAAATGAGGCGTATGATGAGTTCTTTACTTGGGCCAAAAAGCCA GCAAGATGTTGTGTGGCTGTACATGAGCTACCCCTCGGGACGGATGTCGAGATTGAGTGCAGCGCCCATCTGAACTAG
- a CDS encoding pyridoxal phosphate-dependent transferase, translating into MQRAEPFKIDQWMEEYGPGAKICLYDSFVSALSLNELQQLAPDASHATLDPNLKLTYGTLLGSLRLRERIAKIHSSPETPLTAANVVITPGSVMANYLVLAAICGPSDHIVCQYPTYGQLYLLPRYNGVDVSLWALNEDKNWSSNVEELASMIKPNTKAIIINNPNNPTGAVISKDILVEILALARERGIVVFSDEVYNPLFHTSNRPPPLVSLGYNHTISTGSVSKAHSLPGLRVGWVVSQDAEIMQRITTLRDYTTTSVSQLDDSVAAFALSEEVLPRLMERNMTTCAESIVILDEFMKRNARRCRWAKPDGAATAFVQILNEDGSASDDVAFSKQLAEQEGIVVLPGGHCFGEAGVNDLKGYIRLPLGHPRLLDAALEKLEKFIHKQTHF; encoded by the exons ATGCAGAGAGCCGAGCCGTTTAAGATCGACCAGTGGA TGGAGGAGTATGGG CCAGGAGCGAAAATTTGCCTCTATG ACTCATTCGTGTCAGCCCTCTCTCTGAACGAGCTGCAGCAACTGGCTCCGGATGCTAGCCATGCAACCCTAGATCCAAACCTGAAGCTTACCTATGGCACGCTGCTAGGTTCTTTGCGGCTTCGAGAGCGAATTGCTAAGATTCACTCTTCACCCGAAACCCCATTAACAGCTGCTAATGTCGTTATCACACCGGGTTCCGTTATGGCAAACTATCTCGTTTTGGCTGCAATCTGTGGCCCTAGCGACCATATAGTCTGTCAGTACCCCACGTATGGGCAGCTATATCTTTTGCCAAGGTATAATGGAGTTGATGTTAGCCTGTGGGCTCTGAATGAGGATAAGAATTGGTCCTCTAATGTGGAAGAGCTTGCTAGTATGATTAAGCCTAATActaaggctattattattaa CAACCCAAATAATCCTACCGGGGCTGTCATTTCTAAGGATATACTGGTGGAGATCTTGGCCCTGGCCCGAGAGCGTGGCATTGTGGTCTTCTCTGATGAGGTTTACAACCCTCTATTTCACACGAGCAACCGCCCGCCGCCTCTAGTCTCTTTGGGTTATAACCATACCATCTCAACGGGCTCTGTCTCTAAAGCCCACAGCTTACCTGGACTTAGGGTAGGCTGGGTAGTATCGCAAGATGCAGAAATCATGCAACGGATTACAACACTCCGAGACTATACGACTACCAGCGTGTCGCAACTCGATGATAGTGTTGCCGCATTTGCGTTGAGCGAGGAGGTACTACCCCGGTTAATGGAACGAAACATGACGACCTGCGCCGAAAGTATAGTCATACTCGACGAGTTCATGAAGCGCAATGCCCGGCGATGCCGATGGGCTAAGCCAGATGGGGCTGCGACGGCGTTCGTTCAAATTTTGAATGAGGACGGATCAGCGTCAGATGACGTCGCGTTCAGCAAACAGTTAGCAGAGCAAGAAGGTATCGTCGTTCTGCCTGGAGGACATTGTTTCGGTGAAGCAGGAGTAAATGATTTGAAAGGGTACATTAGACTCCCACTCGGCCATCCAAGGCTATTGGACGCTGCattggagaagctggagaagTTCATTCATAAGCAGACACACTTCTAG
- a CDS encoding Aldehyde/histidinol dehydrogenase — translation MHEASLLNGEWVQSQSGNRLDVEDPGSAQIWASCPANEVADVDQYVETFHAAFEKYRRVNPRERAKILLKWHELVTNAREDIAKIVVYETGNPMLEAVDEVDYALGFAWWFAGEAERIPLAARCSINIKPSPETPLSVMALADLALRARLPAGVLNVISTDNANTPLVSERLCKHPLVRKVTFTGSTTVGSIVARHCSDGLKKVTMELGGNCPLIIFDDGDLDQAVAALMILKWRTAGQACTHANRVYMQSGVDDKFAQMMLESTQKIRVGHGAERGTTMGPLTTSRGVQKIKQHVADAVSKGEQILCGGKQLDHWKGFFFEPTIISNIEEIFGPLLGLYKFETEEEVVKKANDTPMGLAAYFFTRDVSQTWRLLEGLEAGMIGMNTGNASCAESPFGGMKMLGYGKEAGKDVAIEEYLVQKTGTLTVEDTKCDEAETI, via the exons ATGCACGAGGCCTCGTTGTTGAATGGTGAATGGGTGCAATCCCAATCCGGCAACCgccttgatgttgagg ATCCTGGGTCCGCTCAAATCTGGGCGTCTTGTCCCGCAAACGAAGTCGCAGATGTTGATCAATACGTCGAAACATTTCATGCAGCTTTCGAAAAGTACCGGCGTGTCAACCCGCGCGAGCGAGCAAAGATCCTTCTGAAGTGGCATGAGCTTGTCACGAACGCCCGTGAAGACATCGCCAAGATCGTGGTCTACGAAACTGGAAACCCTATGCTCGAAGCTGTTGACGAAGTCGACTATGCCCTTGGTTTCGCTTGGTGGTttgctggagaagctgaaCGCATTC CTTTAGCGGCCAGGTGTAGCATAAATATTAAGCCCTCTCCAGAGACTCCGCTAAGTGTCATGGCTCTAGCAGATCTAGCCCTTCGTGCAAGGTTGCCAGCGGGCGTTCTAAACGTCATCTCTACAGACAACGCGAACACTCCACTGGTCAGCGAAAGGCTTTGTAAGCATCCGCTAGTGCGCAAGGTGACCTTCACTGGTAGCACAACGGTTGGAAGCATTGTAGCAAGGCATTGCAGCGATGGGCTGAAAAAGGTCACCATGGAGTTAGGCGGTAACTGTCCTTTGATTAtctttgatgatggcgacTTAGACCAGGCTGTCGCTGCCCTTATGATCCTGAAGTGGCGCACAGCTGGCCAAGCCTGCACTCATGCTAACCGCGTTTATATGCAGAGCGGTGTGGATGACAAGTTTGCCCAGATGATGCTGGAAAGTACTCAGAAGATCCGCGTGGGTCATGGGGCAGAACGCGGAACAACCATGGGTCCCTTGACGACAAGCCGTGGCGTGCAAAAGATAAAACAGCATGTCGCAGACGCAGTGAGCAAGGGAGAACAAATTCTTTGCGGCGGTAAACAGCTAGACCACTGGAAAGGCTTCTTTTTCGAACcaaccatcatctccaacat agaagaaatcTTTGGACCTCTGCTAGGCCTATATAAGTTCGAGACCGAAGAGGAAGTTGTTAAGAAGGCAAACGACACGCCGATGGGCCTCGCGGCATACTTCTTTACTAGGGACGTTAGCCAAACGTGGAGACTCTTAGAAGGCCTCGAAGCTGGCATGATCGGCATGAACACAG GCAATGCATCGTGTGCTGAGTCTCCTTTCGGAGGAATGAAAATGTTGGGATATGGCAAAGAGGCTGGAAAGGATGTTGCGATCGAGGAGTATTTGGTCCAGAAGACGGGGACCCTAACTGTGGAGGATACCAAGTGTGATGAAGCGGAAACTATATAA